In Methylobacterium sp. WL1, the sequence GCGGCCGCCTCGCACATGAGCCCGTTCCTGCATTTCGGCCAGATCTCGCCCGTGGAGATCGCCCTGGCGGTGCGGGAGGCCAAGGCCGGCGACGACGACGACCGCGGCGCCTACCTGGAGGAGCTGATCGTCCGGCGCGAGCTCGCGATGAACCACGTGTTCTTCACGGAGGGCTACGACGACTACGACACGGCGGTGCCGGACTGGGCGCGCAAGACGCTCTCCGAGCAGGCCGAGGACGAGCGACCGAACCTCTATTCGGAGGACCAGCTCGCGGCCGGCGAGACCCACGACCTCTATTGGAACGCCGCCATGCGCGAGATGCGCGAGACCGGCTACATGCACAACCAGCTGCGCATGTACTGGGGCAAGAAGATCCTGGAATGGTCGCCCTCGCCGAAGGAGGGTTTTGCCCGGACGCTGCGGCTCAACAACCGTTATTTCTTGGACGGGCGCGACGCGAACTCCTTCACCAACGTCGCCTGGGTGTACGGCCTCCATGACCGCCCCTGGCAGCGTCGCCCGATCTTCGGCACGGTCCGCTACCAGAGCGAGAACTCGCTGAAGAAGTTCGACGCGAAGGCCTACGTGAAGGCGGTCGAGCGGCTGTGCGAGGCCGAGGGGTGAGGGGCCTGCTCGCTCCGGTGCAGTCCCATCCTCTGCCTCATCCTGAGGTCTGAGCGAGGCTGATACGCAGCACCTCGGGATGAGGGGGCGATTTGGACATCTGCCGATCGACTGTGTCTGCTCGGCGATCCCCCATTCCCCGCAAGCCACGCTATACCGCAGGCTCCGGCTGTGCGGACGAAGTGCCTTTTCATGACCGAGATGCGGGACGCACCGACGACCAGGGAGCCGGCCGCGTCGGGCCCGAAACGCTCCCGGTATCGCCGCTCGATCACGCGCCTGCGCTCGGCGTCGCGGGAGGCTTATCCGCTCTGGCGGGGGCGGCTGCTGTTCCTCGCGGGCGGCATCTGCGTCGGCCTGGCCGCGGTGCTGATGGCCAAGGGCGCCGACCTCGCGCAGGATGGGTTCCGGCGGCTCACCGCGCCCTCGCCGCTGATCGCGCTGGTGCTCACGCCGGCGGGCTTCGCGCTCGCGGCCCTGCTCGCCCGGACGGTGTTCCCGAACTCCCAAGGCTCGGGCATCCCGCAGGTGATCGCGGCCCGGCACGCCCGGGACGCGCGCTTCCGGTTCTCGCTGATCTCCCCCCGGGTCGCGTGCGGAAAGGTGCTGGTGCTGTTCCTGGGCCTCCTCTGCGGCGCCTCCGCGGGCCGCGAGGGGCCGACCGTGCAGGTCGGCGCCGCGATCATGGCCGCCTTCGGCCGCCTGACGCCGGACCGCCTGCCGGGGCTGTTACTCGCGGGCGGCGCGGCCGGGGTCGCGGCGGCGTTCAACACGCCGCTCGCCGGCATCGTGTTCGGCATCGAGGAGCTGGGCCGGGCCTACGAGGCCCGCTCGTCCGGCCTGATCGTCGCCGGGATCGTGGCCGCGGGCCTCACCTCCCTCTGGCTGCTCGGCAACTACACGTATTTCGGGACCAGCCAGGCGGATCTGCCCCTGGCGGCCAGCTGGATCGTGCCGCTGCTGGCCGCGTTGGGCGGCTTCGCGGGTGGGGTGTTCAGCCGGCTGATCATCCTGTTCGCCCGCGGCCTGCCGGGGGCGGCCGGGCGCCTGATCAAGGCGCGGCCGGTGGTCTTCGCGGCGCTCTGCGGCCTGTGCGTCGCCCTATGCGGGCTGGCCTCGAACGGCACCGCGTACGGCACCGGCTACGAGGAGGCCCGGGCGTTCCTGCACGGCGATGCGGCCACGTCCTGGACCTACGCGCCGCTGAAATTCGCCGCCACGGTGCTCAGCTCGATCAGCGGCATCCCGGGCGGCCTGTTCGCGCCCTCGCTTGCGGTCGGGGCCGGGATCGGCGGCACGGTGCACGGCCTTCTGCCGGACATGCCGGTGGGCGCCCTCGTGCTGATCGGGATGGTCGCCTACCTGACCGGCGTGCTGCAGGCGCCGATCACCAGCTTCGTCATCGTCACCGAGATGACCCAGAACCACACGATGATGATCCCGCTGATGATCGCGGCCGTCATCGCCGACGCCGCCTCGAAGGCGATCTGCCGGGGCGGGCTCTATCACACGCTGGCCGAGATGATGCTGGAGCGTGCCGACGTACCGGCCCAGCCGGTGGCCAAGACTGCGTGAGGCTGAAAAAGCCTGAGACTAAAAGGCTGTCGGAATCGCGCGCGCGCGGAACGGTCTCGCTTGCGGCCGGTTGAGGGATCGATTGTAGTTCGCCCGTGTCTCGGGCGCATCCGGAGTGACGCGATGACCTTGCTGAAATGGGCCCTCATCTGCTTCGTGATCTCGCTGATCGCGGGCGGCCTCGGCTTTACCGGCATCGCCTCGGGCGCCGGCTCGCTGGCGCGCATCCTGTTCGGCCTGTTCCTGCTGGTCGCCATCGTGATCGTGGTCATCGCCTTCGCGGTCGGCCAAGCGGTGTTCTAAGCCGCATGGCGGACGCGATGCGGGACAGGGTCTGCCTCGTCACCGGGGCGACCAACGGCATCGGCTACGAGACGGCCCTGGGGCTCGCGCGCGATGGCGCCCGGGTCGCCATCGTCGGCCGCGATGCCGACAAGACGCGGGCCTGCGCGGAGCGGATCCGTTCGGCGGTCCCGGGCGCCGTCGTGGACCCGCACGTCGCGGACCTGTCCAGCCAGGGGGAGATCCGGCGGCTCGCCGGGTCCCTTCGCGCGACGTATCCCCGCCTCGACGTGCTGGTGAACAATGCCGGTGCGATCTTCGACCGGCGCGTCCTCACGGTCGACGGCATCGAGCGCACCTGGGCGCTCGACCATCTCGGCTACGTGCTGCTGACGGTGGAACTCCTCGACACCCTGAAGGCCTCGGCGTCCGCCGGGGCTGGCCCGCGCATCGTCAACGTCGCCTCGGCGGCCCATGAACGCGGGCATGTCGACTTCGCCGACATCGAGGGCGCCCGGCGCTACGGCGCGATGCGGGCCTATTCCCAGGCCAAGCTTGGCAACGTGCTGTTCACCTACGCGCTGGCCCGGCGGGTGCGGGCCGACGGCATCACGGTCAACGCCCTGCATCCCGGGGTGATCGACACCGGCTTCGCCAAGAACACCGGCGGCCTGTTCGGCACCGCGTGGTCGCTGATGCGCCCGTTCCTAGCCAGGCCCGAAAAGGGCGCCGAGACCTCGCTCCACGTGGCGACCGCCCCCGAACTCGACGGCGTCACCGGCCGCTACTTTTCACGGTCCCGGCCAAAGGCGTCGTCGGCCGAGAGCCGCGACGAAGCCGTTCAGGAGCGCGTCTGGGCGCTGAGCCTCGCGCAGGTCGGGCGGGGCGGCTGAGCAGCCTTCGAGGCGCCGGCCGGGGGCGTGCTCCGCTCTGCAGGGTCAGGCCGGCCGCCTCGGTCGTCGCCAAGGTCAAAATGGCGGGACGGCGCGCGGCGGGGGATCCGGGGGTTCGCGCTCCGGTGCTGCACATGGCCCGGCGCCGCATCGTCGGGATGCGCGGTTCCGACGGGCGTCCCTCACATCAGCTGCGGCTCAACGTGCAGGTAGTGCGCATCGAACTCCGCGAAGACCTTCAAGCGCCCCCAGTCCAGGATCGTCAGCGTGCGCTGTCGATGCTGGATCATCTTCTCGGCACGCAGGTCCCTCAGGATTCGGTTGACGTGCACGGGGGTGAGGCCCAGCGCGTCGGCCATGACCGTCTGGGTGATCGGGAGGGGGCAGCGTCCTTCCTCCTTGACCAGGCCAGCCGCCTTCTGCCGGACGTACAGTTCGCAGAACAGGTGCGCCAAGCGCCTGGGACCGGACCGGCGGCCGAGCCCGATCATCCACTCGTTGGTGATCGAGGCGGTCACCAGCACCTCGCGCCAGAGCGCCGCCGTGACATCGGGGTAGTGCACTATCAGGTCGTGGAGGGCGCCGTGCGGGATCAGGGCGACGGTCACCTGTGTGAAGGCGCCGATGCCCAGGTCGGCGGTGGGCAGATGCAGGCTCTGCAGGTCGGGGATGTCGCCCGCGATGTGGAACGCCAGGAACTGACGCTCCCCTTTCTGCAGCAGCTTGAAGCGCCCCATCCAGCCGCTCAGGACGAAGCAGCAGCTCGCCGAGCGATCGCCGGGATGGATAAGGTCGGTGTTCGGCTCCAGCGCCTGCACGGAGACCGGCAGCGCCATGATGGCGCGCTGCGCCTCATCGGAGATCGGCATGTCCCGGGACAGCCGCGCCACGAGCGTCGCAAGCGGATGGGTCGTCGTGAGCTGCATCTCGCCCCGTCACGTCTGCTCGACGGAAGCGCACGCCTCTGCCAGTCATCGAGGTCTGAGCTTGAGCGGAAGCTTCGGGAGAGAAATTCACATAGATCAACTCGACCCCGTGAAAGCGATTTTTGCGCACGGGCTTGGAGCGCCCGACGCCGATACCGGGTCGGCGCCAGCCAGTGCCCGAGAACGGGGACCGCTTCGGCGGAGCAGCCACAGGCCAGTCCAGTTCAAGGTGGCGGTGTAGATCGGCTTGCCGTCCTCGTCCGTCACGACCACCGAGAACGCGCATCGGTCGCCGTCGTCCGGCACCTCGTCGCGCGCGATGTCCGGCAGCAGGCGCAAGACGTGCTGGCGGACAGCCGGGAAGTCCTCGAGCGCGGTGCCTTCGTCATCGCGGCCATAATGCGCGGGCCAAGCCGCCATTATAGATGTCGAAGAAGTAGCGAGGCCTGTAAACGTTTTGCTGGTGGGCGAATTTACCCGCAACAACGCACGTTAGAGCCGCCATCTTCGAAGGAGATGCCGGGACGGCGCCAATGAACGCGTCGACTCGCGGGCTCGGTCCCGACGGCGAGGCGGGTCGGTTGGGCGGTCACGCCCGCGTCACGCCGCCGCCCGCACCGCGTGGTCGGCCTGGGGCTGGATCTCGATGAACACCCGCGTGACCTGCGGGTTGCGCTGCTTCAGAGCTTTGTCGAGGCGGGTGACGAGGCCCTCGACCTCCCCGGCGCTGAGGTCGTCGGCCATGTCGATGCTGACATTCACCAGGATGTCGGTCGGCCCGAGATGCTGGGTCAGCACCTCGTTGAGGTGGAGCACGCCGGGCTCGGCGCGCACGAGGTCCGAGATCGCCGCCACCACGGCGGGGTCGGCGGCCTCGCCGATCAGCAGGCCGTGGGTCTCGATCATCAGGAACACCGCCATCCCGACCAGCACCAGGCCGATCCCCACCGAGGCCCAGCCGTCGAGGCTCGGCCTGTCGAGCCAATGGGCCAGGACGACGCCCGCCAGGGCGATCAGCAGGCCGATCAGCGCCGCGGTGTCCTCGGCCAGGATCGTGAACAGGGTCGGATCCTTGCTGCGCCGGATCGCCCGCATCGCCGAGTGCTTGCCCTTCTCGGCCCAGAACTGGCGCATCGCCACGAACCACGAGATCCCCTCGGCCACGATGGCGAAGCCGAGGATCGCGACGTTCACCCAGATCCCCGGCAGGGTGTAGCCGAACAGGTGCGCGTCCGCGTCCGGCGAGGGGTGGCGGATCCGCTCGACGCCCTCGTAGACCGCGAAGACGCCGCCACCGAGAAAGATCATCAGCGCGACCACGAAGGCGTAGAAATAGATCTCGCGCCCGTAGCCGAACGGGTGCCGGGCATCGGCCGGCCGCTTGGCCCGCTTCATCCCGACGAGCAGCAGCACCTGGTTGGCCGTGTCGACCACCGAGTGCACGCCCTCGGCGAGCATCGCGGTCGAGCCGGTGAGCGCGCCGCCGACGAACTTCGCCGCCGCGATGGCGAGGTTCGCCCCCGCCGCCGCGTAGATCGCTCCCGTGCTCTCGTGCGCCATCCCGGCCTCCGTGTCCGCCGCCCAAGCCTCGCCGCCCAAGCCTCGCCCCCCAAGCGTTGCCGTGCGGCACCGGTTCCCGTGTGGACGCGTGGCGGTGCCCCGTGCAAGCTGAGATCGATCAGGACGCCTTGGAGCACGCATGGCCGACGCGCAGTACGATCCCGACAACATCTTCGCCAAGATCCTGCGGGGCGAGATCCCGTGCCACCGCGTCCACGAGGATGCGGACACGCTGGCCTTCATGGACGTGATGCCCCAGGGCGAGGGGCACACCCTGGTGATCCCCAAGGCGCCGTCCCGCGGGTTGCTCGATGCCGACCCGGCCGCCCTGGCGACCCTGATGGCGAGCGTCCAGACGGTGGCCCGGGCCGTGAAGGCGGCGTTCGAGGCGGACGGCCTGACGGTGTTCCAGTTCAACGAGCCGGCGGGCGGGCAGACCGTGTTCCACCTGCACGTCCACGTCATCCCCCGGTTCGAGGGCGTTCCGCTGAAGCGCCACGAGGGCGGGATGGCCGACAACGCGGTGCTGGCCGAGTACGCCGCGCGCATCCGGACGGCGTTGCAGGCCGGTCGCTGAGACCGCCGAGTTCGACAGGTCCGTGACCTCTCGCGGGTGCAGGGTGGCGTCCTGCCGCCGGGCTTCGCCCGATGGATCGAGGGCGCCGGCGTAGGGCTTGCCCTTCGGGAACCCGGTTCAGGCCGCGCTGGCGATGAGCCGGCGCAGGGCGGCGTTCTCGGCCTCGAGTTCGCTGATCCGCTGCCGTAGGGCGGCCTCGGTATCGAGGGCGGACGGGGCCGCCCGGGCTGGCTCCTCGAACACGACGCCGATTCCGTCCTCCCGGCGCCAGCACAGGCTGGCCCGGTAGGTCCGGTCCCGCTGCGGGATGTAGAGGTCGAACACCTGCGGCAGGGTCGTGGCGTCGCTCAGGACCAGCCGGGCGCCCGAGGCCGAGAGGTCGCGCACCAGGCAGTCGAAGCTCGACGAGCCGTTGTTGAAGACGATGCGCCCCTTGAGGAAGACCCGCTGGCGCGTCTCTTTGCGATGATCCGTCATGCGGGCCAGTCTGCCGGCCAGCCCTTAAGGATTCCTGGCTGCAATACGGTCTTGGCGCCTATTCCCGAGGATCACGCGATGAAGCGCCGGTCCACCGTCTGGAACAGGTAGAAGCCGTTGAAGCGCACGGCGGTGTCGGCGGCCCGGTCGTCGAAATCCAGGGGCGGCCGGCTGGCGCCGTCGAGCTTGCCTCCGAAGGTCCAGCGGCCGGCACCGATGAACGGCGGCACGGTGCTGGCCTCCGGCACCGCGCAGCACAGGCCCTCGACGGCCTTCAGCTGGAACAGGTTGTAGCTTCGCATCGGAGTCCCTCCGCTTGGCCGCCCCGCCTGCCGAATGCATCCAATACCAGATCGAAGACTGGATAGATTCGGCTTGACCGTGCTCATAATGGCACAATCGGTCGAGTTTGTGACGGTCAAGTTTCAGGGACGTTTCGCTCCAGCTCCGCGATCCAGATCCGCGCCGAGCCGTCGGACGGCGCACGCCAGTCGCCCCGGGGCGACAGCGAGCCCCCCGCCGACACCTTCGGGCCGTTGGGCAGGGCCGAGCGCTTGAACTGGCTGAAGCCGAAGAACCGCTTCAGGAACACCCCGAGCCAGCGCCGGATCTCGGGCAGGTCGTAGGCGACCCGCTTGGTCTCGGGGAAGTCCGGCGCCCAGTGGCCGCGCGCCTTGTCGCCCCAGGCGTGCAGCGCCAGGAAGGCGATCTTCGACGGCCGGAACCCGTAGCGCAGCGTGTAGAACAGGTTGAAGTCCTGGAGCGCGTAGGGGCCGATCGTGGCCTCGGTGCTCTGCGGGCTGTCGTCCTGGTCCACCGGCACCAGCTCGGGGGAGATCTCGGTGTCGAGGATCGCCTGGAGGGTGTGGCTCGCCCCGGGATCGACCTCGCCGTTGCCGATCACCCAGCGGATCAGGTGCTGGATCAGGGTCTTGGGCACGCCGGTGTTGACCGCGTAGTGGCTCATCTGGTCGCCGACGCCGTAGGTGCACCAGCCGAGCGCCAGCTCCGAGAGGTCGCCGGTGCCGATCACCAGCCCGCCCGCCTGGTTGGCGAGACGGAACAGGTAATCGGTGCGCAAGCCCGCCTGCACGTTCTCGAAGGTCACGTCGTAGACCGCCTCGCCCCGGGCGAACGGGTGGCCCATGTCGGCGAGCATCTGCTTGGCCGCCGGCCGGATGTCGATCTCGGCCGCGGTGCAGCCGAGCGCCTTCATCAGCGCGTGGGCGTTGGTCTTGGTGGCGTTCGAGGTGGCGAAGCCCGGCAGCGTGTAGGCTAGGATGTCCGAGCGGGGATAGCCCAAGCGGTCGAACGCCTTGGCGATCACGATCAGCGCGTGGGTCGAATCGAGGCCGCCGGAGACGCCGATCACCGCCTTGCGGGTGCCGGTGGCCTCCAGCCGCTGGGCGAGCCCGGCGACCTGGATATTGTAGGCCTCGTAGCAATCCTGGGCGAGCCGGGACGGGTCGGTGGGCACGAACGGGAAGCGCTCGATCCGCCGGATCAGGCCGAGGTCGTGTCCGGGCGGGTCGAGCCGGAACGCGACGCGGCGATAGGGGAGGGGGCTGCCCGACACGTTGTCGTCGAAGCTGCCGGCCTGGAGACGGTCCTGCGCGATCAGGTCGAGGTCGATGTCGGCGAGCGTCGCCACCGGGCCGGTGGGGAAGCGCTGGCCCTCGGCCAGCCGCACCCCCAGCTCGTCCACGCTGGTCTGGCCGTCCCAGGACAGGTCGGTGGTGGATTCCCCCTGGCCGGCGGCGGCGTACACGTAGGCGCAGGCGCCCCGCATCGAGGCCGCGCGGGACAGCAGCGCCCGCGACTCGGCCCGGCCCACGGTGATCGGGCTGCCCGAGAGGTTGGCGAGCACCGTGGCGCCCGCGAGCGCGGCCCGCATGCCGGGGGATTCCGGCACCCACAGGTCCTCGCAGATCTCGACCCCGACCACGAGGCCGGGCAGGTCCTCGGCCGGGAACAGCAGGTCGGTGCCGAACGGCGCGTCGTGGCCCGCGACCCGGATGGTCTCCCCTACGATCCCGGCGCCGGAGGCGAAGTGGCGCTTCTCGTAGAACTCCCGGTAGTTCGGCAGGAACGTCTTCGGGATCACGCCGAGCAGCCGGCCGCCCTGGATCGCCAGCGCGCAATTGTAGATCCGGTGGCGCCAGCGCAGGGGCGCGCCGACCAGCAGCAGCGGGCGTAAGGCGGCCGATCCGGCGACCACCCGGGCGGCGGCGGCCTCGACCGCGTCGAGCAGGGTCTGCTGCAGCAGCAGGTCCTCGATCGCGTAGGCCGAAAGCCCGAGCTCGGTGAAGACCGCGAGCGCCGCCCCGGCCTCGTGGCAGGTCCGGGCGAGGTCGAGCACCGTGTCGGCGTTGCGGGGGGGATCGCCGGGATGGCTGCGCCCGGTGCAGGCCGCCACCCGGGCGAAGCCGTGGCGGTACAGGGACCGGAAGCGCGCCGTCGGATCGGTGGGGGAGGCGGAAGTCGGCTGGGTCACGGGCGCCTGTCCGGGTGAGGGGTGGCTGCCGGTATCATATGGAGCGCGGCCACGCCCCGGCGACGCGCATCCCTCCACTGCAATGCCGCATTCGCTCGCCCCCGCGCCACAGGCCGAAAATCCCATCGTGGTGTCCGGCCCGAGGGGGGCCGACAAGCCTCCGTTAACGACAATTGGCCTAACTCGGGGCAGCCCGCCGGCCACCGGCGGATCCCTGTTTCGAGTATCGTTCGAGAACCCATGCGCGCATCGGGACGGCCTCCGTACTCTCACCGTGACCCTGCCCGCCCCGTCCGCGGCGGCGACCGTTCGGGCCTGTCGCTCGGCGCCCTGGCGCACCGGCTGATGGCTTTGCGGGCGAGCCTCGCCCGCCGCCTGTCCGGCACTCCGGCCGGGCTGCCCGCCCGCCCGGCCTACGGTATCCCCGGCCGCCGCGCGGAGCCGAGCTGGCTGACCGCCCCGGCCGCCATGGTCGGACGGGACGGCTTCGAGCGCGGCCGCGCGCGCCGGCGCCTCGGCGCCCCCGAGCACGTCTGGCCGGACCAGGTCTTCGACGACCGGGCGAGCCTCGACGCGCTCGACGAGCCGCGCTTCGAGAGCCGGATCGACCGCAGCGCCTCGACCCCGGGCGTGCTGGTGCGCCAGCCGCGCCGGCCCGCCTCGATCGCCCGGAGGATTCGCACCCGCGTCTCCGGTCCAGGCCGCCGCCGCCCCGGCGGCGCGCTGGACCCGGACGCCCGATTCGGTGCTGCAGGAGCGTCGCCAGCGGGCCCTGGAGGCCGAGCGGGTCGCCCTGGAGCGTGCCCGCGCCGAGGCCCATGCGGCCGCGCAGGCCGTCGAGACCGAGCGCAAAGCCCGCGAGCAGGAGGCCCGGGATCTGGCCGAGCGGGAGCAGGCCGAGCGGGAGCAGGCCGAGCAGGCGCGGGTCGCGACCCTTTCCGCCATGCCCGAGATCGTGCCGACCGAGTTCGCCGAGGATGGCGGTGTGGTGCCGCTGTGGCGCCAGCCCTTCGTGGCGCCCCCGGGCGTCCGCTATTTCCGTACCCCCGACCGGCGCCCGGTTCGGCCGAGCGTCGAGCTGTCCACCTCGACGGCGGCGATCGCCCCCGTCCTGGAACCCATGCCGGTCCAGGGCCCAGTCCCGGTCCAGGCTCTTGTGCCGGAGCCGGCCATGCCCTCGGCTGCCGCCGAGGCGCCGGCGCGCGACTGGTCCGACCTGCCGGACTGGTCCGAGGTCCAGCCCTGGTTCGACGGCAGCGATTGGAATGCCGGCGACGGGTCGTCCGTGGAGGCCTGGGCCGCGCTGGCGACCCAGCCCATGGCGGCCGGCCTGCCGCGGCGGTCGCGGCCGTTCCGGTGATCGCGGCGGTCCACGCGGTGCCCGACCTGCCGGTGGCCGAGCCGCTGTACGAGGCCGCGCACCCGCAGCCGCCGCGCCCGGTCTACGTTCTCGACCGGCTGGTGCGGTTCGATCAGCCCCCGCGTCCGGCGGACGGCCAGGACAACGGGCGCGAGGGCACGCAGGACACCGTTCGGGATCACGATCGGCCGGCCGACCCGCAGAATGCGGAGACGGCGGCGATCCGGGACGCGTTCCTGCCGGCCAAGCCCGCCCTCGCGCTGGTGTTCGGTCCCGGCAGCGCCGCCACCGAGGCGCCCCGCCGCGCCCCCGCGCTCTGCGCCATGGCGGCCCGGGCGGCGATCCGCGCCGCCGGACAACCGGTCGTGGCTGCCCCTGTGGCCATGCCCGAGCATCTGCCCGAGCGTCTGCCCGAGCACCGGCCGGTCTCGGACACGATGACGCCTGCGTCCGCCGATCCGGTCCGGGTTCCCTCGGACGCCGACCGGGTGGTGATCCCGATGACCCCGCACCGTGCTGCTGCGCGGCAAGATGGCGCCGCAGCCCGAGCCCGCCGCCGAGCCAGCCGCCGAGCCCGTTGCCGCCGAGCCCGAGCCGGTTCACGCCGAGCCCGTCTCTGCCGAAGCCGCCCTGGAGCCGGTCGAGGCGCCGGCCGCCCAGCTGGCCGCAGTGCCCGCCGCCCCCGCCCTGCCGCTGGTCGCGCCCCGGGCGCACCTGATCCCGGCCGGCCGTCACCTGGAGATCGCCAGCGTCGAGAACGCCGATTACGAGCTGCCCTCGCTCGGCCTGCTCGCCCTGCCGGACGAGAGCGGCGCCGAGGAAGTCGACGCCGACGTGCTGGAGCAGAACGCGCTCAACCTCCAGCAGACGGTGCAGGATTTCGGCGTGCGCGGCGACATCCTGGCGGTGCGCCCCGGCCCGGTCGTCACGCTCTACGAGCTGGAGCCCGCACCCGGCACCAAGTCCAGCCGCGTCATCGGCCTGTCGGACGACATCGCCCGCTCGATGTCGGCGGTCTCGGCCCGCGTGGCGGTCGTCCCCGGCCGCAACGTGATCGGTATCGAACTGCCGAACGAGACCCGCGAGACGGTCTACCTCCGGGAGCTGCTCTCGGTGCCGGATTTCTATGAGAGCAAGCACAAGCTCGCCCTCTGCCTCGGCAAGAACATCGGCGGCGAGCCGATCATCGCCGACCTCGCCCGGATGCCGCACCTGCTGGTGGCCGGCACCACCGGCTCGGGCAAGTCGGTGGCGATCAACACCATGATCCTGTCGCTGCTCTACCGGCTGAAGCCGGAGGAGTGCCGGCTGATCATGGTCGATCCCAAGATGCTGGAGCTGTCGGTCTACGACGGCATCCCGCACCTGCTCTCCCCGGTCGTGACCGACCCCAAGAAGGCGGTGATCGCCCTCAAATGGGCCGTGCGCGAGATGGAGGAGCGCTACAAGAAGATGTCCAAGATCGCGGTCCGCAACATCGACGGCTACAACGCCCGGATGAAGGAGGCCCGCGAGCGCGGCGAGGTCATCACCCGCACGGTCCAGACCGGGTTCAACCGCGAGACCGGCGAGGCGGTGTTCGAGCAGGAGGCGATGGACCTGTCGGCGCTCCCCTACATCGTGATCGTGGTCGACGAGATGGCCGACCTGATGATGGTGGCGGGCAAGGACATCGAGGGGGCGATCCAGCGGCTCGCCCAGATGGCGCGTGCGGCCGGCATCCACCTGATCATGGCGACGCAGCGCCCGTCGGTGGACGTGATCACCGGCACGATCAAGGCGAACTTCCCGACCCGGATCTCCTTCCAGGTCACCAGCAAGATCGACAGCCGCACGATCCTGGGCGAGATGGGCGCCGAGCAGCTGCTCGGCCAGGGCGACATGCTGTTCATGGCCGGCGGCGGGCGCACGACCCGGGTGCACGGGCCGTTCTGCTCGGACAGCGAGGTCGAGAGCGTGGTCGCCCACCTCAAGCGCCAGGGCCGCCCGAGCTACCTCGACGCCGTCACCACCGACGACTCGCCGGAGGAGCCGGCCAAGGAGGGCAAGTCCGGTCGCGGCGCCAAGGCCGAGAAGGTCGAGCGTTCCGAGGATTCCGACGAGGAGGCTCCGGTCTTCGACATCGGCGCCTTCGCGGCGGCGACCGGCGGCGAGTCGGACGACCTGTACAAGCAGGCGATCGAGGTGGTGCTGCGGGACCAGAAGGCGTCCACCAGCTACATCCAGCGCCGGCTGCAGATCGGCTACAACCGCGCCGCCTCGATCATGGAGCGGATGGAGATCGAGGGCATCGTCGGCCCGGCCAACCATGCCGGCAAGCGCGATATCCTGGTCGCCGGGGCGCCCCACGCCTCGAGCGGGATGTACGACGACGAGTGAGGCCGACGCAGGGCCGCGATCCGATCGGTCGCGGCCCTTTCGCGTCGCATCTTCGCCACAGGGCGGAGGTCTAAAGCGCGCGCCGCCGAATTAGACGCCGGTTCGGCGTCAGCGCGCGTCACATCGCGGGCCGGATCCCGGGCCCGCCCATCCCGTTTCTGCCGGATCGCCCGCCCGGGCGCCCAGGAGGTTCTGCCGATGATCGGCCGCCGCACCCGCACAGCCGGCTCCCTGATCGCCGCCGGGCTGTGGCTCGCCCCCGCCGCCCCGGCGCAGGCACAGGTCGGCGCGTTCATCGACAGCCTGTTCGGCCGCAAGGAGGAGCCCGCACCCGCCCCCGAAGCCGCCCCGGCGGCACCCGCGCCCGCGCCCCGGAAGCCGGCGGCCAAGCCCGCCAAAGAGTCCGCGGCCAAGGAGGCGCCGAAGGCCGGCAGCCCCAAGGCCGGTACCAAGACGTCCGACAAGGCGGACCACAAGGCCGCCGAGCCCAAGGTCGCCGCGGTGGGCACGCCCACGGTGCTCGCCCCGTCCGAGCCGGCCGACGCCGCGACGGTGCTGGCCCAAGCCAACGCCTACTTCAACGCCATGAACACCCTGACGGGCAGCTTCATGCAGATCGGCGCCGACGGGCGCCGGATCGGCGGCAAGCTGACGCTGGCCAAGCCCGGCCGCCTGCGCTTCGACTACGATCAGCCCTCGCC encodes:
- a CDS encoding SDR family oxidoreductase encodes the protein MRDRVCLVTGATNGIGYETALGLARDGARVAIVGRDADKTRACAERIRSAVPGAVVDPHVADLSSQGEIRRLAGSLRATYPRLDVLVNNAGAIFDRRVLTVDGIERTWALDHLGYVLLTVELLDTLKASASAGAGPRIVNVASAAHERGHVDFADIEGARRYGAMRAYSQAKLGNVLFTYALARRVRADGITVNALHPGVIDTGFAKNTGGLFGTAWSLMRPFLARPEKGAETSLHVATAPELDGVTGRYFSRSRPKASSAESRDEAVQERVWALSLAQVGRGG
- a CDS encoding HIT family protein; amino-acid sequence: MADAQYDPDNIFAKILRGEIPCHRVHEDADTLAFMDVMPQGEGHTLVIPKAPSRGLLDADPAALATLMASVQTVARAVKAAFEADGLTVFQFNEPAGGQTVFHLHVHVIPRFEGVPLKRHEGGMADNAVLAEYAARIRTALQAGR
- a CDS encoding PilZ domain-containing protein, which translates into the protein MTDHRKETRQRVFLKGRIVFNNGSSSFDCLVRDLSASGARLVLSDATTLPQVFDLYIPQRDRTYRASLCWRREDGIGVVFEEPARAAPSALDTEAALRQRISELEAENAALRRLIASAA
- a CDS encoding DUF1328 domain-containing protein, with the translated sequence MTLLKWALICFVISLIAGGLGFTGIASGAGSLARILFGLFLLVAIVIVVIAFAVGQAVF
- a CDS encoding Crp/Fnr family transcriptional regulator, coding for MQLTTTHPLATLVARLSRDMPISDEAQRAIMALPVSVQALEPNTDLIHPGDRSASCCFVLSGWMGRFKLLQKGERQFLAFHIAGDIPDLQSLHLPTADLGIGAFTQVTVALIPHGALHDLIVHYPDVTAALWREVLVTASITNEWMIGLGRRSGPRRLAHLFCELYVRQKAAGLVKEEGRCPLPITQTVMADALGLTPVHVNRILRDLRAEKMIQHRQRTLTILDWGRLKVFAEFDAHYLHVEPQLM
- a CDS encoding chloride channel protein yields the protein MRDAPTTREPAASGPKRSRYRRSITRLRSASREAYPLWRGRLLFLAGGICVGLAAVLMAKGADLAQDGFRRLTAPSPLIALVLTPAGFALAALLARTVFPNSQGSGIPQVIAARHARDARFRFSLISPRVACGKVLVLFLGLLCGASAGREGPTVQVGAAIMAAFGRLTPDRLPGLLLAGGAAGVAAAFNTPLAGIVFGIEELGRAYEARSSGLIVAGIVAAGLTSLWLLGNYTYFGTSQADLPLAASWIVPLLAALGGFAGGVFSRLIILFARGLPGAAGRLIKARPVVFAALCGLCVALCGLASNGTAYGTGYEEARAFLHGDAATSWTYAPLKFAATVLSSISGIPGGLFAPSLAVGAGIGGTVHGLLPDMPVGALVLIGMVAYLTGVLQAPITSFVIVTEMTQNHTMMIPLMIAAVIADAASKAICRGGLYHTLAEMMLERADVPAQPVAKTA
- a CDS encoding cation diffusion facilitator family transporter — protein: MAHESTGAIYAAAGANLAIAAAKFVGGALTGSTAMLAEGVHSVVDTANQVLLLVGMKRAKRPADARHPFGYGREIYFYAFVVALMIFLGGGVFAVYEGVERIRHPSPDADAHLFGYTLPGIWVNVAILGFAIVAEGISWFVAMRQFWAEKGKHSAMRAIRRSKDPTLFTILAEDTAALIGLLIALAGVVLAHWLDRPSLDGWASVGIGLVLVGMAVFLMIETHGLLIGEAADPAVVAAISDLVRAEPGVLHLNEVLTQHLGPTDILVNVSIDMADDLSAGEVEGLVTRLDKALKQRNPQVTRVFIEIQPQADHAVRAAA